TTTGTTTCAGTATCTCTATCTCTTCTGCTAGTCCATTTTATAATCTGGACGAAGCACCGACTTTGATAGTCAATGTAATCGTTGGGCTCGTTGCATGGCTTATTTACGGATCGTTTATTCATTTGTTTTCCAAGGTGCTCCACGGGAGAGGCACGTACCCCGAAACGATTTCTGTATGTGTACAGTTATTTGCTGCGATAAGTGTATTAGGCAGCATATTCGCATTGCTTCTTTCATCCGAACTAATCGGGGATTGGTTGTATGAATCTTTTACTTGGTATCCAATTCAATTGACTGTTAATCCATTCTTAAGCTTCTTTTTGTTTCAGGCAATCGCGCTGGCAGTATACCTACCTATATCATTGAAACGGATTCACCGGTTTGGTGCACTTAAAGTAACGGCAGTAGCAATTCCGTCAATTGCGCTAGTGATAGGGCTCGCCTATGTTTTCTATTCGGGCTTCGGAGTGCATCCTACGATGGCTTCAGCGACAGCTATTCGCCAATCTCAGTCAGCTTCAGCCCCCGAGCAAAGGAGGAAGTCAATATCCGCTTCGAGAAGCAGTTTCGACCACATATGACACTGTCTGACAGCTCAAGTCCAAGCAATAACACTGACTACTGAGGCTCATTCACCACCTCTCTGCCAGGACAATATATCGATCGCTCGAAGAATTCTCCGCCTCCATTAAATCGGTGAATCTCTAGACAACGATTCACGATGCTCCCATCATCGAATTCATACATTAGATCCGTGTTATGGCAACGTAAGCGGCCTGGATTCAGTACGTACTCTTGTCCATCTACGCAATCGCCGACAGGTGCGTAGATCTCTATATCACCAACAGTTCTATCATCTGCGAGGCGTAGATACACCCACTGTGTGACGTAAGGCGAACGAGTCCCGTCTTCACTTGATGCATGTTCTGCTACCAAGAAATATCTGACAGCTCGCTGAGTGAGAACAATTGCACACTGCTCAGGATCAATCCTGTTTATCCCAGACCCATAGGTTGACTCGCCCAGACAATCACCTTGGGAGCCGTCGTTGATAATGACGCCATAACTTAGATCGGGATGCACAGCTATAGGGTCACCTTCAGCGTTTGCTGTGAAGTAGCCATCACATGGCATGGGATCATCAATGCCATTAATCCAACACCTGCTAGCAAACCGGTAGTGGTCACCAGCCTCAGAGGCAATCTGATCCATTAGGTCTTCAGCTGAGCCTGTGCGATCTGAATAGCCAAGCACTGACTTCAATGTATGAACATTGAGGCTAAACTCCGGAACGTTTTCGATGAGTATTGAAACAACTGTGGAATCAATCGCTCCACGGGCATCAGTCACCGTTAGAGTGCAGGTAACACTGGTATCGCTCTCTACCTCAGGAGCTATAAAAGACGATATGGAGGTAGTTTGGCCGTCTAGCATCACGGAACTGTTATTACAGGTCCAGGAATATGCGATGGAGTCTCCATCAGGATCATTAGACCCAGTCCCATCCAAGGAAACAACCGCTCCCTCTTGAGCCGTGTCAATCGCTACAACCTGTGCGTTCGGGGCTGAGTTGGCAGGTGGCGGAGGCGTTGAGCCTCCTCCTCCACCACAAGAGGAGATAAAAAAGACCAATGTCAGAATCAGTAAATACTGGGCAAATCGAGTCATGGAAGCCTTCCGAGTGAGATCCTGCCCGAATCGGACAGATATGCTAACTATTTTTGATTAGTATAGCGATATCGGCGCTGTTGGTCTATTATTGCTATCTATATAATAATTTTGTTAGTAATACTGATCCTTTGAATAATATTAGTTTAGCTATACTTATGGACATGAAAACCATAGGTAAACGCATTCAAAAGGCTCGCAAAGACAAGGAATTGCGACAGGCTGACGTCGCCAATCACCTTTCAGTCTCCAAAGGCGCAGTGAGTCAGTGGGAACTTGATATGAACGAGCCTTCAACCGCCAATCTTGGCCTACTGGCCGTCTACTTAGACGTATCGTTTGAGTGGCTCGCGACAGGTCGAGGGATTCAAAACATTAACGACCACATCATCAAGCTACAGGATGATTTCAAGCATCAAGGAAGGTCGCTGTTTCTTGATGAAGCGCAATTTGTATTTCTCAAAAACTATTTGGAGCTACCAGAAGATCTCCAAGAGAGCATCTCCCACATAACGAAAAAATTTGTTTCAAAGGATGCAGAAGATTAAATAGTACAAGGACGTTGGATGACTAAGAAAAATGTTGGGATATGGATTCGTGTCTCAACGCAAGATCAAGCGGAAGGCGATTCCCCAGAGCACCACCTCAAGCGCGCTAAACTCTATGCAGAAGCCCAGGAATGGAGCGTGCACACGGTGTACGATCTCGCCGGATTCAGCGGCAAGTCTGTTATGGATCATCCTGAGACCAAGAGAATGCTCAAGGATGTCAGAGAGGGTAAGATCGAAGCTCTCATATTCTCAAAACTCGCCAGATTCGGAAGAAACACGAAAGAACTACTCGAGTTTGCAGATATTTTCAGAAAGCATGATGCAGCGCTTGTTTCATTGCACGAAGCTATTGATACCTCAACTGCCGTTGGCAAACTCTTCTACACCATCATTGGTGCGCTCGCTGAATGGGAGCGGGAAGAAATTGCCAGCCGAGTTGCTGCTTCGATCCCGATTCGAGCAAAAGAAGGAAAGTCACTCGGAGGACAAGCTCCATATGGTTACCGATGGGTGGATAAGAAGCTGGAGCTTGACCCTGACGAAGCCCCAATCCGACGCCTGATGTTCGAGCTATTTGTCGAACTGAAACGAAAGAAAACTGTTGCAAGAGAACTTACGAAGCGCGGCATACGTACACGAAGAAACAGACCATTCTCAGACACTTCTGTTGGCAGACTCCTCAAAGACACAATTGTCGTCGGAGACAGAATCGTCAATCACACGAAATCCACCGGCGATGGAAAGCACTGGGAGAAAAAATCGGAAGAGGACTGGGTCGTAGTAAGCGTTCCTCCAATCGTCACAAAGCAGCTTTTTGATGAGGTCCAGCAGATTTTCGAGAGTCAGAAGAGGAAGCCCGTCCCTAAAAAAGCAAAACACCTCTTTGCAGGAATTGTGCGGTGCGAGTGCGGAAAGAACATGTACGTCTTCTCCAACTCTCCAAAGTACATCTGCAAACCCTGCAAGCGACGTATAGCTGTTGCCGATTTAGAGAAAATCTACTTCCATCGACTGAAAAAATTCCTGCTCACACCAGCCGATCTCAAACAGTATTTGGTCCAGGCCGACGAGGAAATCGAAAAGCGAACCCGAGAGCTCAAAGCCCTCAAGACGCAATCGGGAAAGCTCAAGAAGCAGATTGACAAAATCTATGACCTCTACATCGATGACAAGATTTCAAAGGACGGATTTACGCTAAAGTACAAGCCGCTGGAGGAGCAGTATCTTTCGATCCTCGATCGCATACCCATTCTAGAGTCAGAAATTGACCAGATACGGGTCACGTATAACTCAACCGATTATTTCGCAGAAGAGACGAAGAATCTCTTCTCCTCATGGGAAACGTTCGAAGAAGAGAGAAAGAGACAAGTTATTGAATTACTGACTGATTCAATAATTGTTCATAAGGACGAAGTGGAGATAAATCTCCACTTCGTCCCTAACATCATGAACACGGAGAAAATGGCAACGAACGATCAAGGATTCATCGCCGCGATCAGCTGGAAATGGCAGGGAAAGCGAACACGACCGGCAGAACGAGCGATCAACACTTCTCGATCTTCGAGCGGTTGTCGCAACACCTCAAGCGAGCGTCTCGAAAACTCCGGCAGCTCATCCAAGAACAACACGCCGTGATGCGCCAGGGATATTTCGCCGGGCATCGGTACGCGTCCTCCACCGACCAAGGCAATCGCGGAGAGCGTGTGGTGCGGGGCACGAAAAGACGGCAAGCACCAGCGCGACGGCGTCCGTTTCACGCCCGCCACATCGTGCAACATCGCGCTTTCTAAAAACTGCGCACGTTCAAGATCAGGAAGAATGGTGGGCAGTCGACGGGCGAGCATGCTTTTGCCGCTGCCTGGCGGTCCGACCATGAGCGCATGGTGTCCACCCGCTGCCGCAATCTCGAGC
Above is a window of Pseudomonadota bacterium DNA encoding:
- a CDS encoding YIP1 family protein, with amino-acid sequence MDIQKIVTTIPALAAEYFHDFVAILTRPDTRFAPVPVADSDEELIVVSNTSEMTLKSDPKLFLFATLSLCFSISISSASPFYNLDEAPTLIVNVIVGLVAWLIYGSFIHLFSKVLHGRGTYPETISVCVQLFAAISVLGSIFALLLSSELIGDWLYESFTWYPIQLTVNPFLSFFLFQAIALAVYLPISLKRIHRFGALKVTAVAIPSIALVIGLAYVFYSGFGVHPTMASATAIRQSQSASAPEQRRKSISASRSSFDHI
- a CDS encoding helix-turn-helix transcriptional regulator, producing the protein MDMKTIGKRIQKARKDKELRQADVANHLSVSKGAVSQWELDMNEPSTANLGLLAVYLDVSFEWLATGRGIQNINDHIIKLQDDFKHQGRSLFLDEAQFVFLKNYLELPEDLQESISHITKKFVSKDAED